The Microbacterium maritypicum genome contains a region encoding:
- a CDS encoding histidine phosphatase family protein: protein MTHLTLVRHGQTDWNLAKRIQGSTDIPLNETGREDARWAAEKLAATTHHAVYTSPLLRAKETAEIIADRLGLEIAGIVPDIREREFGDGEGMLVPDYIRTYGDWHAEVPGAESLHEVGERAIAALHAIAREARRRSTPRAESVIVVAHGGVIRAVIDHVSGGTLPRDGEVLQNGSVHRFVAAPGYLRLLEESPVL, encoded by the coding sequence GTGACCCACCTCACTCTCGTCCGCCACGGTCAGACCGACTGGAACCTCGCCAAGCGCATCCAGGGCTCCACAGACATCCCCCTGAATGAGACCGGGCGTGAGGATGCCCGGTGGGCGGCGGAGAAGCTCGCCGCGACGACGCACCACGCGGTGTACACCAGCCCGCTGCTGCGGGCGAAGGAGACGGCCGAGATCATCGCCGATCGCCTGGGCCTGGAGATCGCAGGAATCGTCCCCGACATCCGCGAGCGGGAGTTCGGCGACGGCGAAGGCATGCTCGTGCCCGATTACATCAGAACCTACGGCGACTGGCACGCCGAGGTCCCGGGCGCCGAATCCCTGCACGAGGTCGGAGAACGGGCCATCGCGGCCTTGCACGCGATCGCGCGCGAGGCCCGACGGAGATCGACGCCCCGCGCGGAGTCGGTGATCGTCGTCGCGCACGGTGGGGTGATCCGCGCCGTTATCGACCACGTCTCCGGTGGCACGCTCCCCCGCGACGGCGAGGTCCTCCAGAACGGCTCCGTGCACCGCTTCGTCGCGGCGCCGGGCTATCTGCGTCTGCTCGAAGAGTCGCCCGTCCTCTGA
- a CDS encoding Sir2 family NAD-dependent protein deacetylase, translating into MSVSNPAELSATIAHAAELLREKRIALLTGAGISTDSGIPAYRGEGARTRSDPMTIQTYLGDEAARRRYWVGGHLGWRAFARAEPNAGHTALAQLEAAGTVSGVITQNVDGLHLRAGSTHVIEVHGTMRRVLCLQCGQVFDRRDIAVQIEELNPWITVPENIALAPDGDVLPESTDGFIVPVCTVCAGMLKPDVVFFGEYVPQDRFRAAESLLRSSTALIVAGSSLVVNSGVRLVERARRRNIPLIIVNREPTRADAWAHVTIAAGTSDVLPALQELLS; encoded by the coding sequence GTGAGCGTGTCGAATCCCGCCGAGCTGTCGGCCACCATCGCCCACGCCGCCGAGCTGCTGCGTGAGAAGCGCATCGCACTCCTCACCGGCGCCGGCATCTCCACCGACTCCGGCATCCCCGCCTATCGCGGCGAAGGAGCACGGACCCGCAGCGATCCGATGACGATCCAGACCTATCTGGGCGACGAGGCTGCGCGGCGCCGGTACTGGGTGGGCGGGCACCTCGGCTGGCGCGCCTTCGCCAGGGCGGAGCCGAACGCCGGGCACACCGCCCTCGCGCAGCTCGAAGCAGCGGGCACCGTGTCCGGCGTCATCACCCAGAACGTCGACGGACTGCATCTGCGAGCCGGGAGCACGCACGTCATCGAGGTGCACGGGACGATGCGCCGCGTGCTGTGCCTGCAATGCGGACAGGTCTTCGACCGCCGCGACATCGCCGTGCAGATCGAGGAGCTCAATCCCTGGATCACCGTGCCCGAGAACATCGCGCTCGCCCCGGACGGCGACGTCCTCCCCGAGAGCACGGACGGGTTCATCGTCCCCGTGTGCACCGTCTGCGCCGGCATGCTCAAGCCGGATGTGGTGTTCTTCGGCGAGTACGTGCCACAGGACCGCTTCCGTGCGGCGGAGTCGCTGCTGCGCTCCAGCACCGCCTTGATCGTGGCCGGATCCTCGCTGGTCGTGAACTCCGGTGTGCGCCTGGTCGAGCGTGCCCGCCGTCGCAACATCCCCCTGATCATCGTCAACCGTGAGCCGACGCGCGCGGATGCCTGGGCGCATGTCACCATCGCCGCCGGCACCAGCGACGTGCTCCCCGCCCTCCAGGAACTCCTCTCGTGA
- a CDS encoding TrmH family RNA methyltransferase, with amino-acid sequence MELLPVTDACDRRLDDYRALTDTALRTLSEPSGGLYIAESTKVIARAVAAGHRPRSLLVQERRIDDIREIVGDLDVPVYVVPDEIAEAVTGFAVHRGTIASMHRPELPAVHDVIEGASLVLILENIGDHTNVGAAFRAAAGLGADAVLVSPGGADPLYRRSVRVSMGTVFQVPWTRITDWESAIADLHAAGFDIAALALRDDAVTLDAYAAERPSRVALVMGSEGDGLSREAMDGADTVVTIPMSGGVDSLNVASAAAVALWSMKA; translated from the coding sequence GTGGAACTGCTGCCTGTGACCGACGCCTGTGACCGACGCCTCGATGACTACCGTGCACTCACCGATACCGCCCTGCGCACTCTTTCCGAGCCGTCCGGCGGGCTGTACATCGCGGAGTCGACGAAGGTGATCGCGCGCGCCGTCGCCGCGGGCCACCGTCCACGCTCCCTCCTGGTGCAGGAACGCCGGATCGACGACATCCGGGAGATCGTCGGCGATCTCGATGTGCCCGTGTACGTCGTGCCGGACGAGATCGCCGAGGCGGTGACCGGCTTCGCCGTGCACCGCGGGACGATCGCGTCTATGCATCGACCCGAGTTGCCGGCCGTGCACGACGTGATCGAGGGGGCGTCCCTCGTGCTGATCCTGGAGAACATCGGCGATCACACCAACGTCGGGGCCGCCTTCCGCGCCGCCGCCGGACTCGGGGCCGATGCCGTGCTCGTGTCGCCGGGTGGCGCCGACCCGCTCTATCGTCGCAGCGTCCGCGTGAGTATGGGCACCGTGTTCCAGGTGCCGTGGACACGGATCACGGACTGGGAATCCGCCATCGCGGATCTTCACGCCGCAGGTTTCGACATCGCCGCCCTGGCGCTGCGCGATGACGCCGTCACCCTCGACGCCTACGCCGCCGAACGCCCGTCCCGCGTCGCCCTGGTCATGGGGTCGGAGGGCGACGGTCTCTCGCGGGAGGCCATGGACGGCGCGGACACCGTCGTCACCATCCCGATGAGCGGGGGAGTGGACTCGCTGAACGTGGCATCAGCGGCTGCGGTCGCGCTCTGGTCGATGAAGGCCTGA
- a CDS encoding SGNH/GDSL hydrolase family protein, with translation MTDQDSTRTPYVPNETAHPWRRFVAIGDSFTEGIGDPDPAHPGSHRGWADRVAEVLAAQVDDFAYANLAVRGKLIAQIVADQIEPAIALHPDLVSICAGGNDVIRPGTDPDAIASQLEDAVVRLSSTGAAILLFTGIDTGFTPVFRAFRGKVAIYNENVRAIAERHDCIVADQWALKVVQDMRFFDDDRLHYNALGHHEVARMALRALNVPNDLEAMQPEPFPLRTWREARSEDLGWAREHLVPWVLRRLRHQSSGDNLAAKRPDPSPVFLPERD, from the coding sequence ATGACCGACCAGGATTCGACTCGGACCCCCTATGTCCCCAATGAGACCGCGCACCCGTGGCGCCGTTTCGTCGCGATCGGCGATTCGTTCACCGAGGGCATCGGCGACCCCGACCCCGCACATCCGGGCAGCCACCGCGGGTGGGCCGACCGCGTCGCCGAAGTGCTCGCGGCGCAGGTGGACGACTTCGCCTACGCGAACCTCGCGGTCCGCGGCAAGCTGATCGCCCAGATCGTCGCCGACCAGATCGAGCCGGCGATCGCACTGCACCCCGACCTGGTGTCGATCTGTGCGGGTGGCAACGACGTGATCCGCCCCGGCACCGACCCCGATGCCATTGCGAGTCAGCTCGAAGACGCCGTCGTGCGCCTGTCGTCCACGGGCGCGGCCATCCTGCTCTTCACGGGCATCGACACCGGGTTCACTCCCGTCTTCCGAGCCTTCCGCGGCAAGGTCGCCATCTACAACGAGAACGTCCGTGCGATCGCCGAGCGCCACGACTGCATCGTCGCCGACCAATGGGCGCTCAAGGTCGTGCAGGACATGCGGTTCTTCGACGACGACCGCCTGCACTACAACGCCCTCGGCCACCACGAGGTGGCCCGTATGGCGCTGCGCGCGCTGAACGTGCCGAACGACCTCGAGGCCATGCAGCCCGAGCCGTTCCCGTTGCGCACGTGGCGCGAGGCCCGGTCGGAAGACCTCGGCTGGGCGCGCGAGCACCTCGTGCCATGGGTGCTTCGGCGGCTGCGGCACCAGTCGTCGGGCGACAACCTCGCGGCGAAGCGCCCCGACCCCTCGCCGGTGTTCCTTCCCGAGCGGGACTGA
- a CDS encoding DEAD/DEAH box helicase, with product MLSPSFPQRAPWGTANKLRAWQQEALEQYFAADQRDFLVAATPGAGKTTFALTLAVELMRMGEVNRIIVVAPTEHLKTQWADAAARVHIRLDPRFRNSDWAPARHYHGAVVTYAQVAAKSSVHRHLTEDAQTLVILDEVHHGGDALSWGDAIRDAYGPAKRRLLLSGTPFRSDTAPIPFVEYHPDESGARISRTDYNYGYGRALADGVVRPVLFHMYAGKMRWRTTTGDELETHLGQDNTKDVTSQAWRTALDPEGDWMPAVLSAADRRLTEIRHHVPDAGGLVLATDQTVARAYAKILHSITGQQPTIVLSDDATASERIEKFSANDARWMVAVRMVSEGVDVPRLAVGVYATSSSTPLFFAQAIGRFVRARRRGEAASVFLPQVPVLMGLANEMDKQRDHALDRQSKEDDGLEDSLLESANREEETSDALTQEFSYQALSSVAHFDRIVFEGQEFGQLAEPGTPEEEEFIGFPGLLEPEHVHELLMQRQSRQSRLREAREASADPAETTTLPAPLHRTLKEQRQLLNSLVGLYARQKGEPHGAVHAELRRICGGPAVAQATVTQLQSRIEVLRKRVRS from the coding sequence ATGCTCTCTCCGTCCTTTCCTCAGCGTGCCCCATGGGGAACCGCGAACAAGCTGCGCGCCTGGCAGCAGGAGGCCCTCGAACAGTACTTCGCCGCGGATCAGCGCGACTTCCTCGTGGCGGCCACGCCCGGCGCTGGGAAGACCACCTTCGCGCTCACCCTCGCGGTCGAGCTCATGCGCATGGGCGAGGTCAACCGCATCATCGTCGTGGCGCCGACCGAGCATCTCAAGACGCAGTGGGCCGATGCCGCCGCGCGCGTGCACATCCGCCTCGACCCCCGCTTCCGCAACAGCGACTGGGCACCGGCACGGCACTATCACGGCGCGGTCGTGACCTATGCGCAGGTCGCGGCGAAGTCCTCGGTGCACCGCCATCTCACCGAAGACGCCCAGACGCTGGTGATCCTCGACGAGGTGCACCACGGCGGCGACGCGCTCAGCTGGGGCGACGCGATCCGCGACGCCTACGGGCCCGCCAAGAGGCGCCTCCTCCTCTCCGGAACGCCGTTCCGGAGCGACACCGCACCGATCCCGTTCGTCGAGTACCACCCCGACGAGTCCGGCGCCCGCATCTCGCGCACCGACTACAACTACGGCTACGGCCGGGCGCTGGCCGACGGTGTCGTGCGCCCCGTGCTGTTCCACATGTACGCCGGCAAGATGCGCTGGCGCACCACCACAGGTGACGAGCTCGAGACGCACCTCGGCCAGGACAACACGAAGGACGTGACGTCGCAGGCCTGGCGAACGGCGCTCGACCCCGAGGGCGACTGGATGCCCGCCGTGCTCTCGGCTGCCGATCGCCGCCTCACCGAGATCCGCCATCACGTTCCCGATGCCGGCGGACTCGTGCTGGCGACCGATCAGACCGTGGCGCGCGCCTACGCGAAGATCCTGCACAGCATCACGGGTCAGCAGCCGACGATCGTGCTCTCCGACGACGCGACCGCTTCGGAGCGGATCGAGAAGTTCAGTGCCAACGACGCCCGGTGGATGGTGGCCGTGCGCATGGTGTCCGAAGGCGTCGACGTCCCGCGCCTCGCCGTGGGCGTGTACGCGACGTCGTCGTCGACTCCGCTGTTCTTCGCGCAGGCCATCGGCCGCTTCGTGCGCGCCCGCCGTCGCGGCGAGGCCGCCAGCGTCTTCCTTCCGCAGGTCCCCGTCCTGATGGGGCTCGCGAACGAGATGGACAAGCAGCGCGACCACGCCCTCGACCGGCAGTCGAAGGAAGACGACGGCCTCGAGGACTCGCTGCTCGAGAGCGCGAACCGCGAGGAGGAGACCTCCGATGCGCTGACGCAGGAGTTCAGCTATCAGGCGCTGTCATCGGTCGCCCACTTCGATCGGATCGTGTTCGAGGGGCAGGAGTTCGGGCAGCTGGCAGAACCAGGCACCCCGGAAGAAGAGGAGTTCATCGGGTTCCCCGGCCTTCTCGAACCGGAACACGTGCATGAGCTCCTCATGCAGCGCCAGTCCCGTCAATCCCGACTGCGCGAGGCGCGCGAGGCCTCTGCAGACCCGGCGGAGACGACGACGTTGCCCGCGCCGCTGCACCGCACGCTCAAGGAGCAGCGGCAACTTCTGAACAGCCTGGTGGGTCTCTACGCGCGGCAGAAGGGCGAGCCCCACGGCGCGGTGCACGCCGAGCTGCGGCGCATCTGCGGAGGACCGGCGGTTGCGCAGGCGACGGTGACCCAGTTGCAGTCGCGCATCGAAGTTCTCCGCAAGCGCGTGCGTTCCTGA
- a CDS encoding VIT1/CCC1 transporter family protein translates to MTAPAAVDPTPADRRRWARYLVEERAEGAVYQKLAARREGEERDILLRLADAERRHEQHWLDLLGAEPKRLPRAGVRSRLLGWMAGRFGSIFVLALAQSAEARSPYDSEQYATPAMRADEKVHYEVVRGLAARGRRRLSGSFRAAVFGANDGLVSNLALVLGIGATGVSSGFVLFSGIAGLLAGALSMGAGEFVSVRSQRELLAATEANEDAHAAAGDLDIDENELALVYRARGMEPEESLSRARRIVTAAQAGVRRAATGPVNTQGGNDHEIVGSDWTAAISSFLLFASGAIIPVLPWIFGLQGTTAVIVALVLVGIALLSTGAMVGVLSGGPPLRRALRQLAIGFGAAAITYVLGLVFGVSAA, encoded by the coding sequence ATGACAGCCCCTGCTGCAGTCGACCCGACCCCCGCCGATCGCCGGCGCTGGGCGCGATACCTGGTCGAGGAGCGCGCGGAAGGCGCCGTGTATCAGAAGCTCGCCGCGCGCAGAGAGGGCGAGGAGCGTGACATCCTGCTCCGTCTCGCCGACGCGGAACGCCGCCATGAGCAGCACTGGCTCGATCTCCTCGGTGCGGAGCCGAAACGACTCCCTCGTGCCGGTGTCCGCTCGCGTCTGCTCGGCTGGATGGCCGGCCGCTTCGGGTCGATCTTCGTGCTCGCGCTGGCGCAGAGCGCCGAAGCCCGATCGCCCTACGACTCGGAGCAGTACGCCACGCCCGCGATGCGCGCCGACGAGAAGGTCCATTACGAGGTGGTCCGTGGACTCGCAGCGCGAGGCCGCAGGCGTCTCTCCGGTTCCTTCCGCGCGGCGGTCTTCGGAGCGAACGACGGTCTCGTGAGCAACCTCGCGCTCGTTCTGGGCATCGGTGCGACGGGGGTGAGTTCCGGGTTCGTGCTCTTCAGCGGGATCGCGGGACTCTTGGCCGGGGCTCTGTCGATGGGGGCGGGAGAGTTCGTCTCGGTGCGCTCCCAGCGCGAACTGCTCGCGGCGACCGAGGCGAACGAGGACGCCCACGCGGCCGCCGGGGATCTCGACATCGACGAGAACGAGCTCGCGCTCGTCTACCGGGCACGCGGCATGGAGCCGGAGGAGTCCCTCTCCCGTGCCCGACGCATCGTGACCGCTGCGCAGGCCGGAGTGCGCCGGGCCGCCACCGGACCGGTCAACACCCAGGGCGGCAACGACCACGAGATCGTCGGCAGCGACTGGACCGCAGCGATCTCCAGCTTCCTCCTGTTCGCCTCCGGGGCGATCATCCCGGTCCTGCCGTGGATCTTCGGGCTCCAGGGCACCACGGCCGTGATCGTCGCCCTCGTGCTCGTCGGCATCGCCCTGCTGAGCACCGGCGCCATGGTCGGTGTCCTCTCGGGCGGCCCGCCCCTCCGACGCGCCCTCCGTCAGCTCGCCATCGGTTTCGGCGCGGCTGCCATCACCTACGTTCTCGGCCTCGTGTTCGGCGTCAGTGCGGCGTGA
- a CDS encoding DUF1254 domain-containing protein — MTALEADRQTIIQAYLYGFPLVFNLDQVTRYTTTGVGSNPAAPFNAFSHARTLAGPADTFVTINNDTLYSMAQVDLSVGPVELRVPDTAGRYYVLQFVDAWTNNFAYVGHRATGTRAGTFLLVPPSWDGDTGDAVVIRFPTTVASIVGRWAVSGDDELPAVHALQDATTLTPRNPDAVPAGLALPGPGVPESALFLEKLRVWSQQFPPAPRDRPLQASLASTGIAVVGASPYASIALSDAARLVGDLEAAQQSLHSFLTHGSSPEVNGWKLTFHAFDYNLDYFEIGALDDDRFKIIDPEVRIPERAAAALGGLWGNHPYEAAYIVSYVDDHGDQLTGERTYTLRLDPEPPVSAFWSLTMYSVPDFYLVENPIERYSIGDRTPGLVRDEDGALTITISHERPADERAAANWLPSPAGDFRPVMRMYEPAPAVLEWHYTVPAITRSAG, encoded by the coding sequence ATGACCGCCCTCGAAGCCGATCGTCAGACGATCATTCAGGCCTACCTCTACGGGTTCCCCCTCGTGTTCAACCTCGATCAGGTGACGCGTTACACGACGACGGGAGTCGGCTCCAACCCTGCCGCCCCGTTCAATGCCTTCAGTCACGCCCGAACGCTCGCCGGCCCCGCGGACACATTCGTGACGATCAACAACGACACGCTCTACTCGATGGCCCAGGTGGACCTCAGCGTCGGCCCGGTCGAGCTGCGAGTCCCGGACACCGCGGGCCGCTACTACGTCCTCCAGTTCGTCGACGCGTGGACGAACAACTTCGCGTACGTCGGACACCGCGCCACGGGGACACGCGCGGGGACGTTCCTGCTGGTCCCGCCCTCGTGGGACGGCGACACAGGCGACGCGGTCGTCATCCGGTTCCCGACGACTGTCGCCTCGATCGTGGGCCGGTGGGCTGTGAGCGGCGACGACGAACTCCCCGCCGTGCATGCGCTCCAGGACGCGACGACCCTCACGCCGCGAAACCCGGACGCCGTGCCCGCGGGGCTCGCCCTCCCGGGTCCCGGCGTCCCGGAGAGCGCGCTCTTCCTCGAGAAGCTCCGCGTCTGGTCGCAGCAGTTCCCGCCCGCACCCCGGGATCGCCCCTTGCAGGCCTCGCTGGCCTCGACAGGGATCGCCGTCGTAGGCGCTTCCCCGTACGCATCGATCGCGCTCTCGGACGCCGCGCGTCTGGTCGGCGATCTGGAAGCTGCTCAGCAGTCGCTCCACTCGTTCCTGACGCACGGCTCCAGCCCGGAGGTGAACGGGTGGAAGCTCACCTTCCACGCCTTCGACTACAACCTCGACTACTTCGAGATCGGAGCCCTCGACGACGACCGTTTCAAGATCATCGACCCCGAAGTGCGCATTCCCGAACGCGCCGCCGCCGCGCTCGGTGGCCTCTGGGGGAACCACCCCTATGAGGCGGCGTACATCGTGAGCTATGTCGATGATCATGGGGATCAGCTGACCGGCGAGCGGACGTACACGCTGCGTCTGGATCCCGAGCCGCCCGTATCCGCCTTCTGGTCGTTGACGATGTACTCGGTTCCCGACTTCTACCTCGTCGAGAACCCGATCGAGCGGTATTCGATCGGTGACCGGACTCCTGGTCTCGTGCGCGACGAGGACGGCGCCCTCACGATCACCATCAGCCATGAGCGCCCCGCCGACGAGAGGGCGGCGGCGAACTGGCTTCCCTCACCGGCCGGAGACTTCCGACCGGTGATGCGGATGTACGAGCCCGCCCCCGCCGTGCTCGAGTGGCACTACACGGTGCCGGCGATCACACGATCGGCTGGGTGA
- a CDS encoding M20/M25/M40 family metallo-hydrolase, giving the protein MTDPSLPEVVRIASDLIRFDTSNFGGGNAKGEREAAQYVGAYLEELGLEVEYYEPIPRRTNVMARVPGRDRDKPALVVHGHLDVVPAMAEDWSVDPFAGLVQDGMLWGRGAVDMKNMNAMILTSVAEILRAGERPERDLVLAFFADEENGGVEGSALVVQNRPEWFEGATAAISEVGGYSITVDDRRAYLLQVGEKALIWIRLVAKGRAGHGSRLHDDNAVTKLAEAVAAIGRTRWPIRLTSTTRALLEGLSALSGRSVDDPDALASAAGPAEAFLRSSFRTTTNPTALTAGYKHNVIPERAEALIDVRVIPGTEDDVLAELRQIVGDEIIIETVVRDIGMETPFEGELVEAMVASIGRHDPGVPVIPYLLGAGTDNKALAYLGITGYGFAPLKLPADLDFTGMFHGVDERVPVDSLVFGQRVLTDLLRTY; this is encoded by the coding sequence ATGACTGATCCGTCCCTTCCGGAGGTCGTCCGCATCGCGAGCGACCTGATCCGATTCGACACGTCCAACTTCGGCGGAGGAAACGCGAAGGGCGAGCGCGAGGCCGCGCAGTACGTCGGGGCGTACCTGGAGGAGCTGGGGCTCGAAGTCGAGTACTACGAGCCGATCCCGCGGCGCACGAACGTGATGGCACGCGTGCCAGGACGCGACAGGGACAAGCCCGCGCTCGTCGTGCACGGCCACCTCGACGTCGTGCCGGCCATGGCCGAAGACTGGAGCGTCGACCCCTTCGCCGGCCTCGTGCAAGACGGGATGCTGTGGGGACGCGGCGCCGTGGACATGAAGAACATGAATGCCATGATCCTGACGTCGGTGGCGGAGATCCTTCGCGCGGGCGAACGACCGGAGCGGGATCTGGTGCTGGCCTTCTTCGCCGACGAGGAGAACGGCGGCGTCGAAGGCTCGGCACTGGTCGTGCAGAATCGCCCGGAGTGGTTCGAGGGGGCGACGGCGGCGATCAGCGAGGTCGGCGGCTACTCGATCACGGTCGACGACCGACGCGCCTACCTGCTGCAGGTGGGGGAGAAGGCACTGATCTGGATCCGGCTGGTGGCGAAGGGGCGCGCGGGTCACGGCAGCCGTCTGCACGACGACAACGCGGTCACGAAGCTCGCAGAGGCCGTCGCGGCGATCGGCCGCACGCGCTGGCCGATCCGGCTGACGTCGACCACGAGAGCCCTGCTCGAAGGACTGAGCGCCCTGAGCGGACGCAGCGTCGATGATCCCGATGCCCTCGCCTCCGCCGCTGGCCCCGCCGAGGCCTTCCTGCGGTCCTCGTTCCGCACGACGACGAACCCGACCGCGCTGACCGCCGGCTACAAGCACAACGTGATCCCCGAGCGCGCAGAAGCGCTCATCGACGTGCGGGTGATCCCCGGGACCGAGGACGACGTCCTGGCTGAGCTCCGGCAGATCGTCGGCGACGAGATCATCATCGAGACGGTCGTCCGGGACATCGGCATGGAGACGCCGTTCGAAGGCGAGCTCGTCGAAGCGATGGTCGCCAGCATCGGTCGACACGATCCCGGCGTGCCGGTCATCCCGTATCTTCTCGGGGCCGGCACCGACAACAAGGCGCTGGCATACCTGGGCATCACCGGCTACGGCTTCGCCCCGTTGAAGCTCCCCGCCGACCTCGACTTCACAGGCATGTTCCACGGAGTCGATGAGCGAGTACCCGTAGACTCGCTTGTCTTCGGCCAGCGGGTGCTGACCGATCTGCTGCGCACGTACTGA
- a CDS encoding undecaprenyl-diphosphate phosphatase — protein sequence MHLLEALILGVVQGLTEFLPISSSAHLRILGTFLPSGEDPGAAFTAITQIGTEAAVVVFFWRDIVRIVTQWFRSLVGKAPRNDPDARMGWLIIIGSIPIVVLGLLFQDQIETVLRSMWIVAVMLIVFGILLGVADYVGAKRRKLDDLTYPHGIAFGFAQALALIPGVSRSGGTITMGLFLGYERAAAARYAFLLAIPAVFGSGFYQVFKSWGEPSFFSFGDTLAATGIAFVVALGVIAFFMNWISKRSFLPFVIYRILLGTVLLVLLGTGVIAA from the coding sequence ATGCACCTGCTCGAAGCACTGATCCTCGGTGTGGTCCAGGGACTCACCGAGTTCCTTCCGATCTCCTCCAGCGCTCACCTGCGCATCCTCGGCACGTTCCTGCCGTCGGGTGAAGACCCGGGTGCGGCGTTCACCGCGATCACCCAGATCGGCACCGAGGCCGCGGTGGTCGTGTTCTTCTGGCGCGACATCGTGCGCATCGTGACGCAGTGGTTCCGGTCGCTGGTCGGCAAGGCTCCGCGCAACGATCCGGATGCCAGGATGGGCTGGCTCATCATCATCGGCAGCATCCCGATCGTGGTCCTGGGGCTGCTGTTCCAAGACCAGATCGAGACCGTGCTGCGGTCGATGTGGATCGTCGCGGTGATGCTGATCGTCTTCGGAATCCTGCTCGGCGTCGCCGATTACGTGGGGGCGAAGCGCCGCAAGCTCGACGACCTCACCTACCCGCACGGCATCGCTTTCGGTTTCGCGCAGGCGCTGGCGCTGATCCCGGGTGTCTCCCGCTCGGGCGGCACCATCACGATGGGGCTCTTCCTCGGCTACGAGCGTGCCGCTGCGGCGCGCTATGCGTTCCTGCTCGCGATCCCCGCGGTGTTCGGCAGCGGCTTCTACCAGGTCTTCAAGAGCTGGGGCGAGCCGTCGTTCTTCTCCTTCGGCGACACGCTCGCCGCGACCGGAATCGCATTCGTCGTGGCGCTCGGGGTGATCGCGTTCTTCATGAACTGGATCTCGAAGCGCAGCTTCCTGCCCTTCGTGATCTACCGCATCCTGCTCGGCACCGTCCTGCTGGTCCTGCTCGGCACCGGTGTGATCGCGGCCTGA
- a CDS encoding PAC2 family protein, whose translation MDVLGPRIVIAAFDGWNDAGEAASSAIEALRSSSEYDLVHSVDPELYFDYQYTRPSTRMDAEGRRQLTWPEAGLWRPRDPAPGPEFWLLTGAEPARTWQAFASEFIDIALRDDITGLVTLGAMLADVPHTRPISIFASSQNEQVREAHGLERSLYEGPVGILTVFEHFAENAGIPTASLWASVPHYVASATPSPKVTLALLDRLEELTGVDVDRQTLRTEAATWEASIDAAASEDEDMTEYIRQLERTRDTWDSPEASGDAIAQAFERYLRRRDDGPGDRKR comes from the coding sequence ATGGATGTTCTCGGTCCGCGCATCGTCATCGCCGCCTTCGACGGCTGGAACGATGCGGGTGAAGCGGCCAGCAGCGCCATCGAGGCGCTGCGCTCATCGTCGGAGTACGACCTCGTGCACTCCGTCGACCCCGAACTGTACTTCGACTATCAGTACACGCGTCCCTCGACGCGGATGGATGCCGAGGGCCGCCGCCAGCTGACGTGGCCGGAGGCCGGACTGTGGCGTCCGCGCGATCCTGCGCCCGGGCCCGAGTTCTGGTTGCTCACGGGCGCCGAACCTGCGCGCACCTGGCAGGCCTTCGCCTCCGAGTTCATCGACATCGCTCTCCGCGACGACATCACCGGTCTCGTGACTCTCGGGGCGATGCTGGCCGATGTCCCGCACACCCGACCGATATCGATCTTCGCCTCGAGCCAGAACGAGCAGGTGCGCGAGGCGCACGGCCTCGAGCGCTCGCTGTACGAGGGTCCGGTCGGCATCCTCACCGTCTTCGAGCACTTCGCCGAGAACGCGGGCATCCCCACAGCGAGTCTGTGGGCGAGCGTGCCCCACTACGTCGCCTCGGCGACCCCTTCGCCGAAGGTGACGCTGGCGCTGCTGGACCGCCTCGAGGAGCTCACCGGTGTGGACGTCGATCGCCAGACGCTGCGCACCGAGGCCGCGACCTGGGAAGCCTCGATCGACGCCGCAGCGTCCGAGGACGAGGACATGACGGAGTACATCCGTCAGCTCGAGCGCACCCGCGACACGTGGGACTCCCCCGAGGCATCAGGCGACGCGATCGCCCAGGCGTTCGAGCGCTACCTGCGCCGCCGCGACGACGGCCCTGGCGACCGCAAACGCTGA